The proteins below are encoded in one region of Desulfobacterales bacterium:
- a CDS encoding FAD-dependent oxidoreductase: MSKKYGVYICTGCGIGDALDIKSICDVVDEEGLSCKTHEFLCSKDGAELIQKDVDEGTNTIVIGACSRRLNHDVFNFPGCIVERANLREGVVWSHPRSEFPALTEEEKEDEENFDRVQMMAEDYIRMGMARVEKVNLPEPYVPETFSRKILVLGGGVTGMSAALDAASLGYEVTIVEKTDKLGGNSAKWRKQLPVQPPYDALIPFKVADMIEKVESNPKITVKTETAVARIAGQPGEFTVTLKNPGEKIEFDVPYPLPEEMKYDENGKELDNETLMEKYLEYNQGRKDILTIDPNGEQFGAVILAAGWRPYEPRDDEFAHLGYGQMPDVVTNYQFEELAAKGKIVRPSDGKEAKSVVFVQSPGGAEDDSDFSYTGAVTSMVALKQAKYLREDYPDGKAYIVYQHMRTPGLSENFYKALQQDPGIFMTKGQVVGVSKNGDGMLVDASNTLLGEAIQMKADMVVLATGMVPVTRDNPTVNLAYRQGPGFRDNEIFDWYADSNFICFPYETQRTGIYAAGAIRRGMTIDESIEDASGAALKAIQCLESANRGVSVHPRYGDMTYPDFFFQRCTQCKRCTDECPFGALDDDEKGTPKPNITRCRRCGTCMGACPERIIGFADYNIDSIGSQVKSIAVPSEDDYDEPPLRILGLVCENDAYPAMDVVGLHNKSFSADVRIIPVRCLGSVNVIWIKDAMSQGMDGVFLLGCKKGDDYQCHFVKGSELASIRMQKIGDALASLALEEERVAQYEVAIDDYDKIPGIINQFVEDIEELGPNPFKGF; this comes from the coding sequence ATGAGTAAAAAATATGGTGTGTATATCTGCACAGGCTGCGGCATCGGCGATGCCCTGGATATAAAAAGTATCTGTGATGTCGTGGATGAAGAGGGGCTTTCCTGCAAGACCCATGAATTTCTGTGCAGCAAAGACGGGGCGGAGCTCATCCAGAAGGATGTGGATGAGGGAACGAATACCATCGTGATCGGCGCCTGTTCCAGGCGCCTCAACCATGATGTCTTTAATTTTCCCGGCTGTATCGTCGAGCGGGCCAACCTCCGCGAGGGCGTGGTCTGGTCCCATCCGCGCTCGGAATTTCCGGCGCTGACGGAAGAGGAAAAAGAGGACGAGGAAAATTTCGACCGGGTCCAGATGATGGCCGAAGATTATATCCGCATGGGCATGGCCCGGGTGGAAAAGGTCAATCTTCCGGAGCCCTATGTACCGGAAACCTTTTCCCGCAAAATTCTGGTTCTGGGCGGCGGGGTCACAGGTATGTCCGCGGCGCTGGATGCGGCAAGCCTCGGCTATGAGGTTACCATTGTGGAAAAAACCGACAAGCTCGGCGGCAACTCCGCCAAATGGCGCAAGCAGCTGCCGGTACAGCCACCCTATGATGCCCTGATTCCGTTCAAGGTGGCGGATATGATCGAGAAGGTGGAGTCCAATCCAAAGATCACGGTGAAAACCGAAACCGCGGTGGCCCGGATTGCCGGCCAGCCGGGCGAGTTTACGGTAACCCTGAAAAATCCCGGCGAAAAAATCGAGTTTGATGTCCCCTATCCCCTGCCGGAGGAAATGAAATACGATGAAAACGGCAAGGAACTGGATAATGAAACCCTGATGGAGAAATACCTGGAATACAATCAGGGGCGAAAAGACATCCTGACCATAGATCCCAACGGCGAGCAGTTCGGGGCGGTCATCCTGGCGGCCGGCTGGCGGCCGTATGAGCCCAGGGATGATGAATTCGCCCATCTGGGCTACGGCCAGATGCCGGACGTGGTTACCAATTATCAGTTTGAGGAACTGGCGGCCAAGGGTAAAATCGTTCGGCCCTCAGACGGCAAGGAGGCCAAGTCCGTGGTCTTTGTCCAGAGCCCGGGCGGCGCGGAGGATGACAGTGATTTTTCCTATACCGGTGCGGTGACCAGCATGGTGGCCTTAAAGCAGGCCAAGTACCTGCGCGAAGATTATCCGGACGGAAAAGCCTATATCGTCTACCAGCATATGCGGACCCCCGGCCTTTCTGAGAATTTCTACAAGGCGCTACAGCAGGATCCGGGCATTTTCATGACCAAGGGCCAGGTTGTCGGAGTTTCTAAAAACGGAGACGGCATGCTTGTGGATGCCAGTAATACGCTTTTGGGCGAGGCCATTCAAATGAAGGCGGATATGGTGGTACTGGCTACCGGTATGGTGCCGGTGACGAGAGATAATCCGACGGTTAACCTGGCGTATCGGCAGGGCCCGGGCTTTCGGGATAACGAGATTTTCGACTGGTACGCGGATTCCAATTTCATCTGTTTTCCCTATGAAACCCAGCGGACCGGCATATATGCCGCCGGCGCGATCCGGCGCGGCATGACCATCGATGAATCCATCGAGGATGCCTCCGGGGCGGCGCTTAAAGCGATCCAGTGTCTGGAGTCCGCTAATCGCGGGGTGTCGGTCCATCCCCGCTACGGGGACATGACCTATCCCGACTTTTTCTTCCAGCGCTGCACCCAGTGCAAACGGTGCACGGACGAATGCCCGTTCGGCGCACTTGACGATGATGAAAAGGGGACGCCCAAGCCCAACATCACCCGCTGCCGCCGCTGCGGAACCTGCATGGGCGCCTGTCCGGAACGGATCATCGGGTTTGCGGACTACAACATTGACAGCATCGGCTCCCAGGTCAAATCCATTGCGGTCCCTTCGGAGGATGACTATGATGAGCCGCCGCTTCGGATTCTGGGTCTGGTCTGTGAAAACGATGCCTATCCGGCCATGGATGTGGTGGGGCTGCATAATAAGTCCTTCTCAGCCGATGTGCGCATCATTCCGGTGCGCTGTCTGGGTTCGGTCAACGTGATCTGGATCAAAGACGCCATGTCCCAGGGGATGGACGGTGTGTTCCTTCTGGGCTGTAAAAAGGGCGATGATTATCAGTGCCATTTTGTCAAAGGCAGTGAACTGGCCAGCATCCGGATGCAGAAGATCGGGGATGCGCTTGCCAGTCTCGCCCTTGAGGAAGAACGGGTGGCCCAGTACGAAGTGGCCATTGACGATTATGATAAGATTCCGGGGATTATCAACCAGTTTGTCGAAGACATCGAGGAACTCGGCCCCAATCCGTTCAAAGGCTTCTAA
- the qmoC gene encoding quinone-interacting membrane-bound oxidoreductase complex subunit QmoC encodes MAEKILVEPDVDFIKQLGELGGESLKKCYQCATCSVACPISPDKRPFPRKEMIAASWGLKDKVVKNGDIWLCHNCGDCTTQCPRGANPGDVLAAARTYAIAEYGTPKSLGMAINDPKKLPAFAALPAVVFLVLGIVLKLFGVHWLNFSPELNAHGEIAHAQFFSTWLVDLIFIPLSIWVVAIFALGLKRFISDIHENALAEGKTQKQTIEPVEFIKSIGLAIPKILKHKQFSECGENNERATPHMMVLFSFIGLFIVTSIFFVVLYGFGVHGPYSQLNPVKILANVSGIALIIGTILLMRQRAAKPDQVSTYKDWYLLWMILGVAATGMLAELTRLADAAFLTYLIYFIHLMFVFNLIAFLPFSKLAHLVYRTVAMGYDVYSGRESKTA; translated from the coding sequence ATGGCGGAGAAAATTCTGGTCGAACCAGATGTTGATTTTATAAAGCAGCTTGGCGAACTCGGCGGCGAATCATTGAAAAAATGCTATCAGTGCGCCACCTGTTCGGTTGCCTGCCCGATTTCCCCGGATAAGCGGCCGTTCCCCAGAAAAGAAATGATCGCCGCGTCATGGGGGTTAAAAGATAAAGTGGTTAAAAACGGCGATATATGGCTTTGCCACAACTGCGGCGACTGCACCACCCAGTGTCCGCGGGGCGCAAATCCCGGGGATGTACTGGCAGCCGCGCGCACTTATGCAATTGCCGAATACGGCACACCGAAATCGCTCGGCATGGCGATTAATGATCCGAAGAAGCTGCCCGCTTTCGCAGCCCTTCCGGCTGTCGTATTCCTTGTGCTCGGTATTGTGCTAAAGCTCTTCGGCGTTCATTGGCTTAATTTCAGTCCGGAACTCAATGCCCATGGTGAGATTGCCCATGCCCAGTTTTTTTCTACCTGGCTGGTGGATCTGATTTTTATCCCGCTATCCATCTGGGTGGTGGCGATATTCGCTTTGGGCCTAAAGCGATTCATCTCGGATATCCACGAAAATGCCCTTGCCGAGGGTAAAACGCAAAAGCAGACCATTGAACCGGTGGAATTCATAAAATCCATCGGCCTTGCCATTCCCAAGATTCTGAAGCATAAACAGTTCTCCGAATGCGGGGAGAACAATGAGCGGGCCACCCCGCATATGATGGTGCTGTTTTCGTTTATCGGGCTTTTCATCGTAACATCCATATTTTTTGTGGTGCTTTACGGATTCGGCGTGCATGGGCCATACTCCCAGCTCAACCCGGTCAAGATTCTGGCCAATGTCAGCGGCATCGCCCTGATTATCGGCACCATCCTGCTCATGCGCCAGCGCGCGGCCAAACCCGATCAGGTGTCCACTTACAAAGACTGGTACCTGCTGTGGATGATTCTGGGCGTGGCTGCCACCGGCATGCTGGCAGAGCTGACCCGGCTGGCGGATGCGGCCTTTTTGACCTATCTGATTTATTTTATCCACCTCATGTTTGTTTTTAATCTGATTGCCTTTCTGCCGTTTTCCAAACTGGCCCATTTGGTTTACCGAACCGTTGCCATGGGCTATGATGTATACTCCGGAAGGGAATCGAAAACAGCTTAA
- a CDS encoding ADP-ribosylglycohydrolase family protein encodes MLGAIAGDIIGSVYEHRPIKTTDFPLFQSKSRFTDDTVLTVAVADAIAKNNDYKSALKTYGQAYPDAGFGMLFFNWLYSADSRPYNSFGNGSAMRVSPVGFAFETREEVLAEAEKSAAVTHNHPQGIAGAQAAALAVWMARQDASREDIKGEIETRFNYDLSRRLDDIRPGYQFDVTCQGSVPEALIAFYESENFEDAIRKAISLGGDSDTLACITGGIAQAYYKKIPEDIVNKVFARLPEPFVPVIENFNRQFSVQL; translated from the coding sequence ATGCTGGGTGCGATTGCCGGTGATATAATTGGCTCTGTATACGAGCATCGGCCGATAAAGACGACGGATTTTCCGCTTTTCCAAAGCAAATCCCGGTTTACGGATGACACCGTGCTGACCGTGGCGGTGGCGGATGCGATTGCCAAAAATAACGACTACAAGAGCGCATTAAAGACCTATGGCCAGGCGTATCCGGATGCCGGCTTCGGGATGCTTTTTTTTAACTGGCTTTATTCCGCGGACAGCCGGCCGTATAACAGCTTTGGCAACGGCTCGGCCATGCGGGTGAGTCCGGTGGGGTTTGCCTTTGAAACACGTGAGGAAGTCCTGGCTGAAGCGGAAAAGTCGGCGGCCGTGACACACAACCATCCGCAAGGGATCGCCGGCGCCCAGGCCGCGGCCCTGGCGGTATGGATGGCGCGGCAGGATGCGTCCAGGGAGGATATCAAAGGGGAAATTGAAACCCGATTCAACTATGACTTAAGCCGCCGGCTGGATGACATCCGGCCGGGCTATCAGTTTGACGTGACCTGTCAGGGCTCGGTGCCGGAGGCCCTGATTGCGTTTTACGAATCCGAAAATTTTGAAGATGCCATCCGAAAGGCCATATCCCTTGGCGGGGACAGCGACACTTTGGCCTGTATCACCGGCGGCATCGCCCAAGCCTATTATAAAAAAATCCCTGAAGATATCGTGAATAAAGTTTTTGCCCGGCTGCCCGAGCCGTTCGTGCCGGTGATTGAAAATTTTAACCGCCAGTTTAGCGTCCAGCTTTAG
- the sat gene encoding sulfate adenylyltransferase, giving the protein MSNLIPPHGGKGLTICLLEGAELEEEKKKAKGLKQIPITPNERGDLIMIGTGGFSPLGGFMNKADWKSVCDNYLLADGTFWPIPVTLSATKEDADSISEGEEVALYDPEGDEIMATMKVTEKYEMTEENKIYQCEKTFMGEGTPTPEEFWKIAKEEHPGVQMVMNQKQFNLAGPVKVLSEADFPTAYKGIYLRPSESRKIFEDKGWSRIPAMQLRNPMHRSHEYLAKIAIEVSDGVFIHSLVGNLKPGDIPADVRVRCIDVLVKNYFVEDKVVQGGYPLDMRYAGPREALLHATFRQNYGCSHMIIGRDHAGVGDFYGMFEAQTIFDKIPYPEEPGKALLCKPLKIDWTFYCHKCDGMASLKTCPHTKEDRVILSGTMLRKGLSEGTPIPDHFGREEVLDILREYYGGLTDKVEVKLHGAATGDEKK; this is encoded by the coding sequence ATGTCAAACTTGATCCCCCCACATGGCGGCAAAGGCCTGACCATCTGCCTGCTCGAGGGCGCAGAACTGGAAGAAGAGAAGAAAAAAGCCAAGGGTCTTAAACAGATCCCGATTACCCCGAATGAACGCGGCGATCTGATCATGATCGGCACCGGCGGCTTCAGCCCGCTGGGCGGCTTCATGAACAAAGCCGACTGGAAGAGCGTATGCGACAATTACCTGCTCGCAGACGGCACTTTCTGGCCCATTCCGGTGACACTCTCAGCCACAAAGGAAGATGCGGACAGCATCAGCGAGGGCGAAGAGGTCGCGCTATACGATCCGGAAGGCGATGAGATCATGGCCACCATGAAGGTCACGGAAAAATACGAAATGACCGAGGAAAACAAAATTTACCAATGCGAAAAAACCTTCATGGGCGAAGGCACGCCGACCCCGGAAGAGTTCTGGAAGATTGCCAAGGAAGAACATCCGGGTGTCCAGATGGTAATGAACCAGAAACAGTTCAACCTGGCCGGGCCCGTCAAGGTGTTAAGCGAAGCTGATTTTCCGACCGCTTACAAGGGAATTTACCTGCGCCCCTCGGAATCCCGCAAAATTTTCGAGGACAAAGGCTGGTCAAGAATTCCGGCCATGCAGCTCAGAAACCCCATGCACCGTTCCCACGAATACCTGGCCAAAATTGCCATCGAGGTAAGCGACGGCGTTTTTATTCACTCCCTGGTCGGCAACTTAAAACCCGGCGACATTCCGGCGGATGTGCGGGTCCGTTGCATTGACGTACTGGTTAAAAATTACTTTGTCGAAGATAAGGTCGTACAGGGCGGCTACCCGCTGGATATGCGATATGCCGGTCCCCGGGAAGCCCTGCTTCATGCCACCTTCCGCCAGAACTACGGCTGCAGCCACATGATTATCGGCCGCGACCACGCCGGCGTGGGCGACTTCTACGGCATGTTCGAGGCACAGACCATTTTTGACAAAATCCCGTACCCGGAAGAACCCGGCAAGGCCCTGCTCTGCAAGCCCTTAAAAATTGACTGGACCTTTTACTGCCATAAGTGCGACGGCATGGCCTCTCTTAAAACCTGCCCGCACACCAAGGAAGACCGGGTCATCCTTTCCGGCACCATGCTGCGAAAGGGCCTTTCCGAAGGCACCCCGATTCCGGACCACTTTGGCCGGGAAGAAGTTCTCGACATCCTGCGGGAGTACTATGGAGGCCTGACAGACAAAGTCGAAGTTAAGCTTCACGGCGCCGCCACCGGTGATGAGAAGAAGTAA
- a CDS encoding sugar phosphate isomerase/epimerase family protein, translating into MTLKDQIYTPSQQEIIRRVQVNLPFVMLAAEDWQELVFALDLNPEIGLDAAALDRFSPSDFSAMAGRLHAHGLSVTIHGPFLDLSPGSPDPAIHETTCGRFQQMIDAAAVFQPKTIVCHAAYDTFRYDFCRDVWYARSTETWQWVADSVKRCGARLMLENVYERYPEDLLRLLSQFDPDHAGCCLDVGHLSVFSREPLSRWIKILSPWIGQFHLHDNHGDFDAHLPMGAGNIDFKPVFDFAAGNETKPIITLEPHRKADFRSSIRYLDKPDVWGQISDI; encoded by the coding sequence ATGACCCTGAAAGATCAGATCTATACCCCCTCTCAGCAGGAAATCATCCGGCGGGTGCAGGTGAACCTGCCCTTTGTTATGCTTGCGGCCGAAGACTGGCAGGAGCTGGTCTTTGCACTGGATTTGAATCCGGAGATCGGGCTGGATGCCGCGGCGCTTGACCGGTTTTCCCCGTCGGACTTTTCCGCAATGGCGGGTAGGCTCCACGCCCATGGGCTTTCGGTGACAATACACGGCCCGTTCCTGGATCTTTCCCCGGGGTCACCGGATCCGGCGATTCATGAGACCACCTGCGGACGCTTCCAGCAAATGATCGATGCGGCCGCCGTCTTCCAACCCAAAACGATTGTCTGCCATGCTGCCTATGACACCTTTCGCTACGATTTCTGCCGGGACGTATGGTATGCCAGAAGCACTGAAACCTGGCAATGGGTGGCAGACTCGGTAAAGCGCTGCGGCGCCCGGCTGATGCTTGAAAACGTATATGAAAGATATCCTGAGGATCTTTTGCGGCTCTTATCCCAATTTGATCCGGATCATGCGGGATGCTGCCTGGATGTCGGCCATCTGTCTGTTTTCAGCCGCGAGCCCCTTTCCCGATGGATAAAGATACTCTCCCCATGGATCGGGCAATTCCACTTGCATGACAACCACGGCGACTTTGACGCCCACCTGCCGATGGGGGCCGGAAACATCGATTTCAAGCCCGTGTTTGACTTTGCTGCCGGCAATGAAACCAAACCGATTATTACCCTGGAACCCCACCGCAAGGCGGATTTCCGGTCAAGTATCCGCTATCTGGATAAACCCGATGTATGGGGCCAAATTTCAGATATTTAA
- the cobT gene encoding nicotinate-nucleotide--dimethylbenzimidazole phosphoribosyltransferase: protein MSLLKDTIRKIPAIDQTVYEKALDRLANQARPAGSLGMLEEASARLAAIKKDLDVRLPHKYILTCAGDHGVVAEGVSLFPQEVTAQMVYNFTSGGASINVLARHAGAEVRVADFGVNYDFAPDLPIFHKKIAKGTKNFYKEPAMQRDQAVSAIEAGIETVNDLCAAADVDLLGTGDMGIGNTTPSSAIIAAFSGISPEKLTGRGTGLDDQGLSRKTAVIEAALKKHVPDPNDPIDVLAKVGGFEIGGIAGIVIGAAARGIPVLSDGLISTAGTLIAAELSPAVRPYLFAAHQSMEIGHQYMLARIGIEPLLHLNMRLGEGTGAALAMEILDAATRVLAEIKTFDEVNIENAHTG from the coding sequence ATGTCATTACTGAAAGATACCATTCGAAAAATCCCGGCCATTGATCAAACCGTTTATGAAAAGGCCCTGGACCGGCTGGCCAATCAGGCCCGGCCGGCCGGAAGTTTGGGAATGCTCGAGGAAGCTTCAGCCCGGCTGGCGGCGATCAAAAAAGACCTGGATGTCAGGCTGCCGCATAAATATATCCTGACCTGCGCCGGTGATCACGGCGTGGTCGCGGAAGGCGTGAGCCTCTTTCCCCAGGAGGTAACCGCCCAGATGGTTTATAATTTCACCTCCGGCGGGGCCTCGATCAATGTGCTGGCAAGGCATGCGGGCGCAGAGGTCCGGGTGGCGGACTTTGGGGTGAACTACGATTTTGCTCCGGATCTGCCCATATTCCATAAAAAGATCGCCAAGGGCACCAAAAACTTTTATAAAGAACCGGCAATGCAGCGGGATCAGGCGGTCTCCGCCATTGAAGCGGGCATTGAAACCGTAAACGATCTATGCGCGGCCGCTGATGTCGATTTGCTCGGTACCGGCGACATGGGCATCGGCAACACTACGCCCTCTTCCGCCATTATTGCGGCCTTTTCCGGGATTTCCCCCGAAAAGCTGACCGGCCGGGGAACCGGGCTTGATGATCAGGGACTTTCCCGCAAGACGGCGGTGATTGAAGCCGCCCTGAAAAAGCATGTTCCGGACCCGAATGACCCCATTGATGTGCTGGCCAAGGTGGGAGGATTTGAAATTGGCGGTATCGCCGGTATTGTCATTGGCGCGGCGGCCCGGGGGATACCGGTGCTATCCGACGGCCTGATATCAACCGCCGGCACCCTGATTGCCGCCGAGCTCTCGCCCGCGGTCAGGCCCTACCTGTTTGCGGCGCACCAGTCCATGGAAATCGGCCATCAGTATATGCTGGCGCGGATCGGAATAGAGCCGCTGCTCCATCTCAACATGCGGCTGGGCGAAGGCACGGGGGCGGCGCTTGCCATGGAAATTCTGGATGCCGCCACCCGGGTGCTGGCTGAAATCAAGACCTTTGACGAGGTAAACATCGAAAACGCGCATACCGGCTGA
- the cbiR gene encoding cobamide remodeling phosphodiesterase CbiR codes for MTGSDSLKKPWPSLSQSYKKAYHFRLATTSFIYPDFMAPNVRMLAPFVDEIELLFFESTYPESLPQPDEIRELVRLSESFGITYNVHLPLDISLTAAGAKERQQAVDTIKYCIDLAGPLSPTTWTLHLPYGEEDAENFNHWRDRTQKSLAELCPSHIKGSLISVETLSYPLDWISDLLAAFDLSVCLDIGHMAVHDMDWIRFYENFTHKIPIIHLYGFQKAHEHLGLDQMPLDIRQGLSDILGQFTGTLCLEVFSFNRLEASLKILSQLA; via the coding sequence TTGACCGGATCAGATAGCCTGAAAAAACCCTGGCCGAGCCTGTCCCAATCTTATAAAAAGGCCTATCATTTTCGGCTGGCCACCACCTCGTTTATCTATCCGGATTTTATGGCGCCCAATGTCCGGATGCTTGCCCCCTTTGTGGATGAAATCGAACTGCTGTTTTTTGAAAGCACCTATCCGGAAAGCCTGCCCCAGCCTGATGAAATCCGGGAGCTCGTCCGGCTGTCTGAATCATTCGGCATCACCTATAATGTGCATCTCCCCTTAGACATTTCACTCACCGCAGCCGGGGCTAAAGAGCGGCAGCAGGCCGTGGATACGATCAAATACTGCATAGATCTGGCCGGGCCCCTATCGCCCACCACCTGGACGCTGCACCTGCCCTATGGGGAAGAAGATGCTGAAAATTTTAATCACTGGCGGGACCGCACCCAAAAGAGCCTTGCCGAGCTATGCCCGTCGCATATAAAGGGCTCGCTTATATCCGTCGAGACCCTGTCCTACCCGCTTGATTGGATCTCCGATCTTTTGGCCGCATTCGACCTTTCCGTTTGCCTGGATATCGGCCACATGGCGGTCCACGACATGGATTGGATCCGTTTTTATGAAAATTTCACCCATAAAATTCCGATCATCCATTTATACGGCTTTCAGAAGGCGCATGAGCACCTGGGCCTTGATCAGATGCCGCTTGATATCCGCCAGGGCCTAAGTGATATCCTGGGCCAGTTTACCGGCACCCTATGCCTGGAAGTCTTCTCATTTAACCGTCTCGAGGCCTCGCTTAAAATTCTTTCCCAATTGGCTTGA
- a CDS encoding radical SAM protein: MEKTEPAYIRTHASGALSEKIRDSRQILENCELCPRRCGVNRLAGETGLCKTPEEAQVSSFNAHFGEEAPLVGRNGSGTIFFTHCNLMCCFCQNFDISHEGWGSRVNDEELAAIMIALQDEGCHNINLVTPSHVVPQFLSALEKAIAAGLTLPIVYNSGGYDRVETLRLLEGVVDIYMPDFKFWNSAIAEAACDAPDYPDAAKAAIREMHRQTGDLKTDEHGIARSGLLVRHLVLPQDLAGSRPIMRFLHDNVSPDTYVNIMPQYRPCGNVHQAKGLDRRITSAEFQAAREAAREEGIIRLDRIR, encoded by the coding sequence ATGGAAAAAACCGAGCCCGCCTATATTCGAACTCACGCATCCGGCGCGCTTTCCGAAAAAATCCGGGACAGCCGGCAGATTCTTGAAAACTGCGAACTCTGCCCCCGCCGATGCGGGGTGAACCGCCTCGCCGGCGAGACCGGCCTCTGCAAAACCCCCGAAGAAGCCCAAGTCTCCTCCTTTAACGCCCACTTCGGCGAGGAAGCCCCCCTGGTGGGGCGAAACGGCTCGGGCACGATATTTTTCACCCACTGCAACCTGATGTGCTGCTTCTGCCAGAATTTTGACATCAGCCATGAAGGCTGGGGCAGCAGGGTAAATGACGAAGAGTTGGCCGCCATCATGATCGCCCTTCAGGATGAAGGCTGCCACAATATTAACCTGGTCACCCCGTCGCACGTGGTTCCGCAATTCCTCTCCGCCCTGGAAAAAGCGATTGCCGCGGGCCTAACCCTTCCCATTGTCTACAACTCCGGCGGATACGACCGGGTGGAAACCTTGCGGCTGCTGGAGGGCGTGGTGGATATTTACATGCCGGATTTCAAATTCTGGAATTCGGCCATTGCCGAGGCTGCCTGCGATGCGCCGGATTATCCGGATGCGGCCAAAGCCGCCATAAGGGAAATGCACCGGCAGACAGGCGACCTTAAAACCGATGAACACGGTATCGCCCGCTCCGGACTTTTGGTCAGGCACCTGGTCCTGCCGCAAGATTTGGCCGGCTCCCGGCCCATCATGCGGTTTCTCCATGATAATGTCTCGCCAGACACCTATGTAAACATCATGCCCCAGTATCGGCCCTGCGGCAATGTTCATCAAGCAAAAGGCCTGGACCGCCGGATAACTTCAGCGGAATTCCAGGCAGCGCGCGAGGCCGCCCGGGAAGAAGGGATCATTCGACTTGACCGGATCAGATAG
- a CDS encoding cyclic nucleotide-binding domain-containing protein produces MKEETQIDRFLPELKSIKIFHWLHETELRKLLIISTILHYDDGETIINQGDVGNHIYAVLKGEVEVSVRDKNDKKVVICNIGEGEIFGEAAIFLASKRTANIASTKETTVIRISRQDLIYFFKTHPHAGNKLLMLIVLSLLEKLRHANEDLVLEKQPVVDFGQAADLIQEFIQESGRPPGASE; encoded by the coding sequence ATGAAGGAAGAGACGCAAATCGACAGATTTCTGCCGGAGCTCAAAAGCATTAAAATCTTTCACTGGCTGCATGAGACCGAACTGCGAAAGCTTTTGATCATTTCAACCATCCTCCACTATGATGATGGCGAAACCATCATCAACCAGGGTGATGTGGGCAACCACATTTATGCGGTCCTCAAAGGCGAAGTGGAGGTTTCCGTAAGGGATAAAAACGATAAGAAAGTGGTGATCTGCAATATCGGCGAAGGGGAAATTTTTGGGGAAGCCGCCATATTTCTGGCCTCCAAGCGCACCGCCAATATTGCCTCCACCAAAGAGACCACGGTAATTCGGATCAGCCGCCAGGATCTCATCTATTTTTTCAAAACCCATCCGCATGCCGGCAACAAGCTCCTGATGCTGATCGTTTTAAGCCTGTTGGAGAAGCTCCGGCATGCCAATGAGGACCTGGTGCTGGAGAAACAGCCGGTGGTGGATTTCGGACAGGCCGCCGATCTGATCCAGGAATTTATCCAGGAATCCGGACGCCCGCCCGGCGCATCGGAATAA
- a CDS encoding exodeoxyribonuclease III produces MTIKLVSWNVNGLRAVLKKNFWEAFKALDADVFCIQETKLQAPQLDATMTEIPGYTAYWSHCGVKKGYSGVGAWTRLEPKSVSYGIGVPAYDAEGRILEFDFGKFVLFNIYFPNGQMSEERLRYKLDFYRDFFEYANRLKTRGRSLIITGDYNTAHNEIDLKNPRANANTSGFLRIERDWLDAIAAAGYVDTFRYLHPDLVKYSWWSYRSRARERNAGWRIDYCWVTSDLVENNQLQAAFIADDIHGSDHCPVGLILEVNHV; encoded by the coding sequence GTGACAATAAAGCTGGTTTCATGGAATGTGAACGGCCTGCGCGCGGTATTGAAAAAAAACTTCTGGGAGGCGTTTAAGGCGTTGGATGCGGATGTTTTTTGCATCCAGGAGACTAAACTCCAGGCCCCCCAGCTCGATGCAACCATGACGGAGATCCCCGGCTATACGGCCTATTGGTCACACTGCGGGGTTAAAAAGGGCTATTCCGGCGTGGGCGCCTGGACGAGGCTTGAGCCCAAATCCGTTTCCTATGGGATCGGTGTACCGGCCTATGACGCGGAGGGGCGGATTCTTGAGTTTGATTTTGGCAAGTTTGTGCTATTTAATATATATTTCCCCAACGGCCAGATGAGCGAGGAGCGCCTCCGGTATAAACTCGATTTTTACCGGGATTTCTTTGAATACGCCAACCGCCTGAAAACCCGGGGCAGAAGCCTCATCATCACCGGGGATTACAACACGGCCCACAATGAAATTGACCTCAAAAATCCCAGGGCCAACGCCAATACCTCCGGGTTTTTGCGTATAGAGCGGGACTGGCTGGATGCCATCGCCGCGGCCGGATATGTGGATACCTTCCGGTATCTGCATCCGGATCTTGTTAAATATTCCTGGTGGAGCTACCGGTCCAGGGCCCGGGAGCGCAATGCCGGGTGGCGGATCGATTATTGTTGGGTCACCTCGGACCTGGTTGAAAACAATCAACTCCAAGCGGCATTTATTGCCGATGACATTCACGGCTCAGACCACTGTCCGGTGGGGCTGATTTTGGAGGTAAACCATGTATGA